A single Watersipora subatra chromosome 7, tzWatSuba1.1, whole genome shotgun sequence DNA region contains:
- the LOC137400144 gene encoding thyrostimulin alpha-2 subunit-like, which translates to MLYEDNNSAKMTLLRGFTLLMFLTLFIGYSTADSCNLVGHQRRIKVPGCLPVVVTLNACIGYCNSYTIPMTADLRRAFPGFVMLTHGKCCSIAQTHDVTVEMHCLLTGRQQVVYKSAARCECLACR; encoded by the exons ATGCTTTATGAAGACAATAATTCAGCTAAAATGACACTCTTGAGAGGTTTCACCCTTTTGATGTTCCTAACACTTTTCATTGGATATAGCACAGCAGACAGCTGCAATCTAGTGG GCCACCAAAGACGTATCAAGGTACCAGGATGTTTACCGGTTGTAGTTACCCTCAACGCGTGCATAGGTTACTGCAACTCATACACAATACCTATGACAGCGGATCTGCGTCGAGCGTTTCCAGGTTTTGTCATGCTCACCCACGGCAAGTGCTGCTCCATAGCACAAACTCATGAT gTTACAGTGGAGATGCACTGCTTATTAACTGGCAGACAGCAAGTAGTCTACAAATCGGCAGCTCGCTGTGAATGTTTAGCATGCAGGTGA